In the Lebetimonas natsushimae genome, one interval contains:
- a CDS encoding prepilin-type N-terminal cleavage/methylation domain-containing protein — translation MKKLKKLNNGRFSPSFTLIELLIVIVIIGIVITSISFNLAPDKLNIAADEIIRNIRYTQSLALKDDKYQPFPINNSVIEQNRSKYWFKQWWQIRFSSSNENGKIHYWYEIFSDLPSDQTGSSYTYNFDKTGHYPDNPKSLWYKSIATDINGKLLIGHCNKSHYPDCDKVNQNLDLTKTYGIVNITFNNRFPFRLVFDNYGNIFLDESNSKGDNGDINPLDKNNRPILKNKINKIKLYSSTNKCIQINITPTGEIYKSNCN, via the coding sequence TTGAAAAAGCTGAAGAAATTAAATAACGGGAGATTTTCTCCTTCTTTTACCCTTATTGAGCTTTTAATAGTAATTGTTATTATAGGAATAGTAATTACTTCTATTTCTTTTAATCTGGCACCTGATAAATTAAATATTGCCGCAGATGAAATCATCAGAAATATTAGATATACTCAATCACTTGCTTTAAAAGATGATAAATATCAACCTTTTCCTATAAATAATAGTGTTATTGAACAAAATAGAAGTAAATATTGGTTTAAACAATGGTGGCAGATTAGATTTTCTTCTTCTAATGAAAATGGAAAAATTCATTATTGGTACGAAATATTTAGTGATTTACCTAGCGATCAAACAGGTAGTAGTTATACTTATAATTTTGATAAAACAGGGCATTATCCTGATAACCCTAAAAGTTTATGGTATAAGTCTATAGCAACAGATATTAATGGTAAATTATTAATTGGTCATTGCAATAAAAGTCATTATCCTGATTGCGACAAAGTTAATCAAAATTTAGATTTAACTAAAACTTACGGAATTGTAAATATAACATTTAATAATAGATTTCCTTTTAGATTGGTGTTTGATAATTACGGAAATATCTTTTTAGATGAAAGTAATAGTAAAGGAGATAACGGAGATATAAATCCTCTTGATAAAAACAATAGACCTATTTTAAAAAATAAAATTAATAAAATAAAACTTTATTCTTCAACAAATAAATGCATTCAAATAAATATAACTCCAACAGGTGAAATATATAAAAGTAATTGTAATTAA